A window of candidate division WOR-3 bacterium genomic DNA:
TATACTTATGAGTGTATCTGAAATTTTTAAATCAGGAACTCTTTCACTTTTTGGAGTTAAAATAATTTTTCCTTCTTTAAAATCAATTAGTTTCTGTTTATGCTTTAATTCTTCTTCTCTAAGTTCTTCAAAGATTTTTTTTAAGTGTTTGTCTTTTGTTTTTTCCCTTAATTTGTTATAAATATTGTATGCTTCCTCTTCTTTTTTAATTGCAAATTCTATGATTTCATCTATGGAGTTAAATTTCATAGTTTTATTCCTTTTTATTCTTTATCAAAGTTTTCAAGCAAACTTATAAAAGTATCGTGATGTTCTTCTTCATCTTCCAATATTTCTTTAAAAATAAAACTTGTGGTGTAGTCTCCTTCCTCATCTGCTTTTTTAATTATTTTTTTATAAAGATCAATTGCCATCTCTTCATCTTTTTTATCCTGTTCAAGCATTTCTTTTAGATTTTTTCCCACATTAATGGGAAGAGGATTTGTTGTGGGTATACCACCAAGATAAAAGAGTCTTTCTGCGATTTTTTCAGCATGTTTCATTTCATCAATTGCTATTTTTTTAAATTCATCCTTTATCGCAAAATGTTTAGGTCCACTCCATAAAACATGTTGCCACATATATTGAATACAAACCTGCAATTCAGCTGCTATTGCCTTATTTAAAAGTTCAAGTAGTTCATTAGATGGCATTTAAATATCCTCCTTTTAAAATTTTCAGGATTTGAACCTTTTTAAGGACCTAAATGCATTAAAGGATTTTCAACATCGTAATCTTCAAATTTAAGAGCATTTTCTTTTTCTATCTCAAATATTTTGTAATGTCCTAATTCCATTGAGGCAATATAGTTGATCATAATAGCTGTTTCAGGTTCTTCTTTAAAATATGTAGCAAGAGAAATATAAAAGTCATAGGCGTTTTTCTCAGCCTGCATAGCCATTTCAAAAATTTCACTTATTTTAATTCTTTCAGATTCAATTTTTATCTGGGGTAAGGGAACAGGTGATTTTTCTGGAAGAATAAGTCTTTTTCCTGGAAATCTGTTTCTATAAATTGATTCAAAGGTTTCTTTATGTTTCTGTTCTTCCTGAGCCAGGAATTTCAATTTATCTTTTAAAAAGGCATTTTTAACTTTCTGACTTAAACTTTCATATATTTCTTTTGCTTCTATTTCACTTTTAATAGCAATAGAAAGTAGTTCTTCAAGGTTATATTGTGATAAGTCCATTTTTTAACCCTTTAAAGTTTAAAATTTAATCTCCTTTGAATTTGCCCACAAGCCGTGAATATTACAGTATGAGAAGGCAAAAATTTCACCATTTTTTTCGGTTTTAAAGTCAAAAATAACAATAGGTTCTGTATAGACAGTGCTTGTATCAGGTCCCTGGGTTGAAGAACCGTGAGATAAAAATTCAAACCTCCCAAGATGATAGGGAAATTTTTCACCATCAGGAAGGAAAAAGACATCAATCCATGATATGTGATGTTGGGTGGTATTAGGATGAGGGATCTCCTTTCCAACACTTACTTCAATTCTTATTTTTTCTCCCTTTTTTACTTCACCTATTATTTCTATTACCGGGGAATGTTTTTCTTTTTTCCAGTCAGCACTTTGAAATAATTCTTTAAAGTGGTGCATTTTACCCTCCTTTTTATTTAAAAAAAATTTTACTTCATAAAGAAATATTTTTTCAATAAGAAGAAAAGATGTTGATAGTTTTGATTTATATTACATGGTATCATTAGGATTTTGTAAAAAACTTTTCAGGTGAAATTAAAGTCAGAAACAAAGATGGGTATCTTTTCTATGTATTTTCATAATATATAGGAGAATTAAACTCTTTTAATAACTTCTGATAGAATTATTTCAAGTCTTTTATTTCCCTCGTCAATCATTCTCTGTGTTTCCATTATAAATTTTTCAAGTCTTTTATTTCCTTCATCAATCATCTTTTGAGTTCTTTCAAGTATTTTTTCTGTATCTTTTTTGCTTTCCTCAATCATTTTTTGTGTATCTTTTTTACTTTCCTCAATTATCCTTTCTGTATTTTTTTTGCTTTCTTCAATCATTTTTTGTGTTGCTTCAATCATTTTTTCGGTATCTTTCTTACTTTCTTCAATCATTTTTTGTGTTGCTTCAATCATTTTTTCGGTATCTTTCTTACTTTCTTCAATCATTCTTTGTGTTGCTTCAATCATTTTCTTTGCTCTTTCATCCTCCTTTTGTATGAGTTTATTTGTAAAATAAGATAATATGAGGGGTTGAATTAAGGCAAGAATTCCTAAAATAAGTGCAAGAATATTCACTGTTTCAGTTGTCATATTTTAATTTTAAAATGAAGATTTATTTAAAATCAACTTTTGTAGAATACCATAACAATATTGAATTTTTCTGGCTTAATAAGATTTTCATAAGTGCCTACTACAAAATGTTCTTGTATAGTCCTCTTTAAATCTTTCAACTTTAAAAATCATCCTTTGTAGCCTTGTCGCCTATTTTTTAAACTTTTTTTTCATATTTTAATCTTAAAGCAAAATTTTTCGCACCCTGAAGGGTGCGGCTACCATAAAATTATAGAACCTTTGTTTTTTTGAAAATTAAGGGTGAAGATAATATGAGGGATAATAGAAACAATATTCTAAAAATCTTGTTACTTTATACCTTAAAAGGTGTGACTCCCCAGCAGAGAAGATTTTCAAAAAAATGGTAGGCGCAGGCTTTAGCCTGCGAATTTTTACCTTTCCCCATTATCTAATATCTCTTTAAAATTTTTCATTTAATATTGAATTTTTGCCAATATAAGAAAATTTATTATGGGTTAATTTTGCAGATGAAATTTGCGTCTACCTTGCTCACTACTACATAAAAATCACCATTACACTTTTTGTCTTATCAAACTTTTCCAATTTTCTTCGCAGAGCTCTTTTTTCTTTGTTCAATTTTAAATTATCTAATGAATTTTAGAAAGGTAAAAAATATTAAAGTCATAACGCTTATTTGCCCTACCCAGAATATAAACATCCATTTTATTATGTTCGCATAAGTTTTTGAAATTTTTTCATTAAATTCAACTCTTAACTTTGAAATCTCCTCAGTTATTCTTTTATCAAGTCTTGCTGTTTCTTCAGTTATTCTTTTATCAAGTTTTGCAATATCTTCAGACCTTAATTTGTTAATTTCTTCAATTATTCTTTTATCAATCTTTGCACTTTCTTCAGCAAGTCTTCTTTCATATTTTTCAGTCTGTAACTCAATTAGATCAATTTTCAGTTTTTCATTGGAAGCATTTAAAAGTTCAATCAATGCATCAACGCCATCTTCCCCAAGTTTCTCCCTCAATACCTTTGGAATTGTTATTATTTTTATAATTTAAATTATAAAGAAAAAATTGAAAAAATTCAAAAATTCACATCTATACATCAATTTCTTTTTTGGCACGTTCAAAAACTAAGTAGAGTCTAAATTCCTACTGTTGCTTTAAAATTTATTCAATATTTAAAATCTTTATTGTTTCTGTTTTTTCTCCAAAATTTACTTTTAAAAAGTAGATATATTTATTTAACTCATTCTTTTCTATTTCAATTCGGTGCATTCCCTTTTGAACAGGTCCATAGTTTCTTCTTTCAATTAATGAACCATTTTCACTATAAAAGTTCAAAGATATTTCACAGGGGTTTTTAATATCAAAAACTAAAACAAGGGACTTTGGATTTTGTAAGACATAGAGAATATTATCTTCAACAGGTGGTTTTACCTTTTTAGGAGGGAAATCATAGTCACCAGTCCCGGAAGGACCTTCAAATTTTAAAATAAATGCATCATAATATCCTGCAAATCCCTGATAATAGGCACCACCCGGATTATATGTTGGAAAATTAGTTGAAGAAGTCCATCCTGTTAAAAAAACATTACCATTTGCATCCGTTGTAATTAAATAGCCATAATCATCACTACTTCCTCCATAATAAGTAGCCCATCCTCTCCCTCCGTTGTTATCAAATTTTAAAATAAATGCATCATAATTTCCTCCTCCATATGTTCCTTGATAATAAGCACCACCACCTGGATTATATGTTGGGAAATCGGTTGAAACAGTCGTTCCTGTTACAAAGACATTTCCATTTGGATCTGTTGTAATTGAATAGCCTCTCTCATCACCACTTCCACCGTAATAAGTAGCCCAAAGCCTTACTCCAGAATTATTAAATTTTAGAATAAATGCGTCACCCCCTCCTGCATTTGTTCCCTGGTAATAAGCGCCACCACCTGGATTATAAGTTGGAAAATCAGTTGAATAAGTTTCTCCTGTTACAAAAACATTACCATTTGCATCAGTTGTAATTGATGCGTATTCGAATCCATCAGCACTACTTCCTCCGTAATAAGTAGCCCAAAGCCTTACTCCTGAATTGTTAAATTTTAAAATAAATGCATCAGTACTACCTGCAATTCCTCCTTGATAATATGCGCTACCTCCTGGGTCGTATGTGGGAAAATTAGTTGAGTAGGTCCATCCTGTTAAAAAAACATTACCATTTGCATCTTGTGTAATAGAAAGACAATAATCCCAATTACTTCCTCCGTAATAAGTAGCCCAAAGTCTTTGCCCTGTATTAGTAAATTTTAAAATAAATATATCAGCATTTCCTGCATATGTTTCTTGGTAATAAGCCCCACTTCCTGGGTCGTATGTGGGAAAATTAGTTGAGTAGGTCCATCCTGTTAAAAAAACATTACCATTTGCATCTGTTGTAATTGAATAGCCCATGTCATCACTACTTCCTCCATAATAAGTAGCCCATTGCCTTACCCCTGAATTGCTGAACTTTAAGATAAATGCATCCATATATCCTGCATTTGTTCCCTGATAATATGCACCACCACCTGGATCTTGTGTTGGAAAATTAGTTGAAGTCGTCTTTCCTGTTACAAAGACATTTCCATTTGGATCTGTTGTAATTGAATAACCTCCATCATCACTACTTCCTCCATAATAAGTGGCCCAGAGCCTTTGACCAGAATTATTAAATTTTAGAATAAATGCGTCACCCCCTCCTGCATATGTTCCCTGGTAATAAGCGCCACCACCTGGATCATATGTTGGAAAATTAGTTGAACCAGTATATCCTGTTAAAAAAACATTACCATTTGCATCCGTTGTAATTGAATAGCCATAATCATTACTACTTCCTCCATAATAAGTAGCCCATAGAAGCGCAAGAGGCGGATCAATAATTAAATTTGATTTACGAGTATAGTTTTTAACATCATAAGTAATAAAACCCTCTTCATCTACTTTATATAAAACATGAATATAGGATTTTCCACCTTCATAAGATAAAATTTCACCATCTTCTATTTTCCCAATAGGTGTTGATAAAATAAGCTTATTACCCTCTATCTTATAATCAGCATATTTTACTTTCATCTTTATCTTTGAAATATCTGCATAAAGCTTTATAAGAAACTCATGATGAACCCTCCTATCCTCATATCTCCATACCCAGTCAATCCCAGGATAAATCTCTCTTATCCTTACCTTTCTATAAGTTATAACACCAAGAATTCCATCAGGGCAGGATGTAAGATAATAGTTTGAATAACCTGGTAAGGGATCTTCAAATTCTATATTTTCTTCTTTTATATTTGCATTTATAAGATCAATATCTATTCTTAAATATTTTACTTCTTTAATTTCAAATTCTTCATCCGTTAAATGTTTTTTCACATTATCCATATTTTTTTCTGAATCTTCTTTTTTCATTCCATAAATTACATAAGAAACACCTTTTTGAGTTATAAATATTCCAAGACCAGGAAGTATTGCTCTTATAAGAACTTCTTTTACAGGATTACCTTCAAAATCCTGAACCTGCCCATAGTTTTTTTCAAATCCTACATATTCTCTATTTAATACTACAAATTCCTCAGGTGTTTGATAACCTTCAAGGGCATATAGCCCTGTTAATATACCTACGAGAACCTCTACTTTCTTCATCTTCTTTCAAAAATTTTTTAAGGATTTGAACCTTATAATTTTTAGTATCTTTTATACATTTGGTTTTTTCATCTTATTAAAATTACTTTTTTCTGAAATTTTTGTTTTCCGGTTTGAAGATTTAGAAAATAGATTCCCTTAGCAAGTTTTGTATGAATTTTTAGTTTTTCACCTTCACTTATTTTTCCCCTTGATAATGTAAATATCCTTTGTCCCAAGACATTATACAGGTTTATTTTAACATCAGAAGGTCTTTCTAAAGTGTAATTAATGTGAATTATATTGTCTTTTATGATATTTGGGGATACATTAAAGAAAGTTAATTTGTTATTTCTTTCACTTACTTCTTTTATATGAACCACATTCCAGTATCTTGCATAGGCAGTATCACAGTATTTGCGGAGTTTGGTGAAGGAAGTTGCTCCAAGTATTGCAAAAGCAGTGATTATACTGTCTTGAGAATTTATATTAAAAGGTCCTGCAGAAATACAGGTTGACCAGTCATAAGGTCTATCTGAGAAAAGAACTTTTATTGTTCCGTTCATAAATTGGAACTGGATATTATCAGGTAATCCACCATAAGGATACACATATTGAGCATGATCAATTAAAGAATGATTTATCTTTCCGGAATTTCTTGGTGGGTCAATTACTGCTGAACCCATAACGACACTTCCGTAATACATATAGGCTAAATTCCGAATTGTATCAACTCCTCCCACATTCTGCTGATAATCTCCAATATCCCAGTCAAGAAAGATTGCAGAATACAGATTGTTGACAGTGGTATTTCCTCTATTTTTTATAGTAAATTTATAAATAACAAAATCATCAGCACTTGTGTCTCCCCATGCAAAAGTTTCCTGTTTAACTAAAATATTTTTAGAAGAGGGGTGACCTGAATCATCATAGAGTGCAATTGTGTATTCATCAGAAAAAGGACCTGGTTCATATAATCTTACTTTTCCTTCTGGATCTAATGTTATCCAATCTTGGTCATCACCCTCTTGATTGTAATATCTATCAACAACATAGGATGTAGAATTTCCGATTGCAAAACTGCCGTAAAATAAATGACTCGGAGAAGTTTTTGGATAATGGCAGCCCCTGCCATAAATCATTGGTGGATATGAACTCATATACCCAATTGAACCATGTCTTGTTACAGATAAAACTATATTTCCTGTATCGTGTGTTACATAATCAAATCCAGGTATTCCTATATAAGTTTTAAAGAATTTTGTTGATGAATATCCCTGAGCATTTATTTCAAGAGTAAAAAGAACTTCAGAACCCCATGGAGCATCATAATGAGCAAAAATTTTATAAGGATCATTTGGATTATTTACACTGTCACCTGGATAAATATCTCCAAAAGATGATATGGAATCAATTATTGATACATATGGGCTTTGTGTTTTTAAAACTCCATAAGTATTCACCGCTGGTCTGCCACCTGAGTTTTTTAGATTGATAGTTATATTTGAATTCTCCCCTGGTTCCCATATTCCATTCTGGTTTTGGTCATCTCTTTGGAAAGAAAGTAAATAAATGAATGGTTCATCAGGAGTTGGCGTATTTAAAAGGGCTTTATAAATATTTAAAATACCCCATCCATAATCAAAATTTGGGCAAGGCTCTACTTGTCGAGCAGAATTTACAAGGATGGTGTATAAATCATTTGGAGTTAGGTTTGGATTTTTTTGAAGTAATATTGCTACTGCTCCGGTAACATGTGGGCATGCCATTGATGTGCCACTCCAGGCTTGGTAACCTCCTCCTGGGACAGATGATCGCACATAGACACCTGGTGCTGATATATCGGGTTTAATTAAATTCCAATCAGGACGATACCAATACTGGGGATCATTCCAGGGAGATTCATCAGGAGCAGGACCACGAGACGAAAAATTTGCAATCACA
This region includes:
- a CDS encoding S8 family serine peptidase, encoding MNFLLLYFLGILPFLPFEGKITPELKKELERIGNKDKVFAIVHLSTIYPYEEVDNLSYKEKAKIFKSIAENSQNKIIEFLKNNFKSDEYEILRKFWVFNGFHIKATKSVIYTLEKLNDIWFICGNEKIILDGIIKKEKRELREKTVEWNILRVRADSCWMAGYTGQGIIIGHIDTGVDTSHLALKNKWLSPYWFDGVYGQPSPYDNDGHGTHTMGTICGGDGLGPFQDDIGVAPDVKFVTAKGFSGGIGYYEWIDPCMQKIVDWKESGVDIRAVSNSWSGGRLDLHFWPIILTWKSMGIFPVFSNGNSGPNYGTANTPGNYPTVIGVGATDISDVIANFSSRGPAPDESPWNDPQYWYRPDWNLIKPDISAPGVYVRSSVPGGGYQAWSGTSMACPHVTGAVAILLQKNPNLTPNDLYTILVNSARQVEPCPNFDYGWGILNIYKALLNTPTPDEPFIYLLSFQRDDQNQNGIWEPGENSNITINLKNSGGRPAVNTYGVLKTQSPYVSIIDSISSFGDIYPGDSVNNPNDPYKIFAHYDAPWGSEVLFTLEINAQGYSSTKFFKTYIGIPGFDYVTHDTGNIVLSVTRHGSIGYMSSYPPMIYGRGCHYPKTSPSHLFYGSFAIGNSTSYVVDRYYNQEGDDQDWITLDPEGKVRLYEPGPFSDEYTIALYDDSGHPSSKNILVKQETFAWGDTSADDFVIYKFTIKNRGNTTVNNLYSAIFLDWDIGDYQQNVGGVDTIRNLAYMYYGSVVMGSAVIDPPRNSGKINHSLIDHAQYVYPYGGLPDNIQFQFMNGTIKVLFSDRPYDWSTCISAGPFNINSQDSIITAFAILGATSFTKLRKYCDTAYARYWNVVHIKEVSERNNKLTFFNVSPNIIKDNIIHINYTLERPSDVKINLYNVLGQRIFTLSRGKISEGEKLKIHTKLAKGIYFLNLQTGKQKFQKKVILIR
- a CDS encoding class II SORL domain-containing protein — translated: MHHFKELFQSADWKKEKHSPVIEIIGEVKKGEKIRIEVSVGKEIPHPNTTQHHISWIDVFFLPDGEKFPYHLGRFEFLSHGSSTQGPDTSTVYTEPIVIFDFKTEKNGEIFAFSYCNIHGLWANSKEIKF
- a CDS encoding ferritin family protein, producing MKFNSIDEIIEFAIKKEEEAYNIYNKLREKTKDKHLKKIFEELREEELKHKQKLIDFKEGKIILTPKSERVPDLKISDTLISIELKEDFDFQDVLIFAMKREKLAFTLYTELAEKFENENIKDLLNSLAKEEAKHKLRLETIYDDYIG
- a CDS encoding ferritin family protein; the encoded protein is MDLSQYNLEELLSIAIKSEIEAKEIYESLSQKVKNAFLKDKLKFLAQEEQKHKETFESIYRNRFPGKRLILPEKSPVPLPQIKIESERIKISEIFEMAMQAEKNAYDFYISLATYFKEEPETAIMINYIASMELGHYKIFEIEKENALKFEDYDVENPLMHLGP
- a CDS encoding SBBP repeat-containing protein, translating into MKKVEVLVGILTGLYALEGYQTPEEFVVLNREYVGFEKNYGQVQDFEGNPVKEVLIRAILPGLGIFITQKGVSYVIYGMKKEDSEKNMDNVKKHLTDEEFEIKEVKYLRIDIDLINANIKEENIEFEDPLPGYSNYYLTSCPDGILGVITYRKVRIREIYPGIDWVWRYEDRRVHHEFLIKLYADISKIKMKVKYADYKIEGNKLILSTPIGKIEDGEILSYEGGKSYIHVLYKVDEEGFITYDVKNYTRKSNLIIDPPLALLWATYYGGSSNDYGYSITTDANGNVFLTGYTGSTNFPTYDPGGGAYYQGTYAGGGDAFILKFNNSGQRLWATYYGGSSDDGGYSITTDPNGNVFVTGKTTSTNFPTQDPGGGAYYQGTNAGYMDAFILKFSNSGVRQWATYYGGSSDDMGYSITTDANGNVFLTGWTYSTNFPTYDPGSGAYYQETYAGNADIFILKFTNTGQRLWATYYGGSNWDYCLSITQDANGNVFLTGWTYSTNFPTYDPGGSAYYQGGIAGSTDAFILKFNNSGVRLWATYYGGSSADGFEYASITTDANGNVFVTGETYSTDFPTYNPGGGAYYQGTNAGGGDAFILKFNNSGVRLWATYYGGSGDERGYSITTDPNGNVFVTGTTVSTDFPTYNPGGGAYYQGTYGGGNYDAFILKFDNNGGRGWATYYGGSSDDYGYLITTDANGNVFLTGWTSSTNFPTYNPGGAYYQGFAGYYDAFILKFEGPSGTGDYDFPPKKVKPPVEDNILYVLQNPKSLVLVFDIKNPCEISLNFYSENGSLIERRNYGPVQKGMHRIEIEKNELNKYIYFLKVNFGEKTETIKILNIE
- a CDS encoding ferritin-like domain-containing protein, producing MPSNELLELLNKAIAAELQVCIQYMWQHVLWSGPKHFAIKDEFKKIAIDEMKHAEKIAERLFYLGGIPTTNPLPINVGKNLKEMLEQDKKDEEMAIDLYKKIIKKADEEGDYTTSFIFKEILEDEEEHHDTFISLLENFDKE